One window of the Thunnus albacares chromosome 3, fThuAlb1.1, whole genome shotgun sequence genome contains the following:
- the fgfbp1b gene encoding fibroblast growth factor-binding protein 1: MLLLRTLAPCLLMAFLAQQVSLSSGARGKGRTAEERGADRTVTPAPGRAQRSGGKGAAPAAAATGRGKFSTKDKMQCTWGARDVGDTVKLSVKCENPEARVKGGVTELRCDYNAKPQSCPGYQSDPRGFWKQVARALKKLKGKLCKDERALVRTGMCKRAPRDAHFKLDISSSVASAQSGDVEPPRPPPPRRASTAAPAGSTACTRRADHRQKAEEYCNSAWASVCSFFFSMLQSDDC, encoded by the coding sequence ATGTTACTGCTGAGGACTTTGGCTCCGTGTTTGCTGATGGCCTTCCTCGCGCAGCAGGTCTCTCTGTCCTCTGGTGCGCGCGGTAAAGGACGCACTGCAGAGGAGCGCGGAGCGGACCGGACCGTGACTCCAGCGCCGGGCAGAGCGCAGAGGAGCGGAGGCAAAGGcgcagcaccagcagcagcagcgactGGCCGCGGGAAGTTCTCCACCAAGGACAAGATGCAGTGCACGTGGGGGGCGAGAGACGTGGGTGACACCGTGAAGCTGTCGGTCAAATGCGAGAACCCGGAGGCGCGCGTCAAAGGCGGAGTCACTGAGCTCAGGTGTGACTACAACGCCAAACCTCAGAGCTGCCCGGGCTACCAGTCCGACCCCAGGGGCTTCTGGAAACAGGTGGCCCGCGCGCTCAAAAAGCTTAAGGGCAAACTGTGCAAGGATGAACGCGCGCTGGTGAGGACCGGCATGTGCAAGCGCGCGCCCCGGGATGCGCACTTCAAACTTGACATCTCCAGCTCCGTGGCCTCCGCTCAGTCCGGAGATGTGGAGCCTCCCCGGCCGCCGCCACCTCGACGCGCCTCCACCGCGGCTCCTGCCGGATCGACAGCGTGCACGAGGCGCGCGGACCACCGGCAGAAGGCTGAAGAGTACTGCAACAGCGCGTGGGCCAGCGTgtgctctttctttttctccatgCTGCAAAGTGACGACTGTTAA